ACCGGGCCATGGACTCGGAACACGCGCCGATGCCGGCGCTGCTGGCGGTGTCGGCGGTGCATCACCACCTTATCCGGCGCGGAATGCGCGGCTCGGTGGGCCTGGTAGTGGAGGCCGGCGACGTGTGGGAGGTCCACCATTTTGCCTGCCTGCTGGCATTTGGAGCCACGGCAATTAACCCCTATCTGGCCCTGTCCACGATTCAGACGCGCCACGCGGCGGGTCAGCTGGGCCCCAATCTGGCCCTCGATAAATTAGCCTACAACTATATTAAGGCCGTGTGCGACGGCCTGCTGAAGATTTTCTCGAAGATGGGCATCTCGACCCTGCAATCGTACCACGGCGCGCAGGTATTTGAGATTCTGGGGCTTAATCAGCACGTAGTAGACCAGTATTTTACCGGCGCCGTAACGCGCATCGAAGGGCTGGGGCTGGATGAGATTGCCAAAGAAACCTTATACAAGCACTTCCACGGCTTCCGGCAGGAAAGCACCGTCGGCCCCGAGCTGCTGGCCACGGGCGGCGTGTACCAGTGGCGGCGCACCGGCGAGGCCCACATGTTTGACCCCGAAACGGTGCATCTGCTCCAGCACGCCACCCGCACCGGCAACTACCAGACGTACAAAAAGTATGCGCAGCTGCTCAACGAGCACCCCAACCAGCTGTTCACCATTCGGGGGCTGCTGGGCTTTGCCCGGCACCGGCCCAGCATTGCGCTGGCAGAAGTGGAGCCGGCCGAGGTCATTATGAAGCGCTTTGCCACGGGCGCGATGTCGTTCGGCTCCATCTCGCACGAGGCGCACAGCACGCTGGCCATTGCCATGAACCGCATCGGCGGCAAGAGCAATACCGGCGAAGGTGGCGAAGACCCGCTGCGCTACGAGCAGCTGCCCAACGGCGACTCCATGCGCTCGGCCATCAAGCAGATTGCTTCGGCGCGCTTCGGCGTCACGGCGCACTACCTGACCAATGCCGACGAGCTGCAAATCAAGATGGCCCAGGGCGCCAAGCCCGGCGAGGGCGGCCAGCTGCCGGGCCATAAAGTAGACGCCTGGATTGCCAAAGTGCGCCACGCCACGCCCGGCGTGGGCCTGATTTCGCCGCCCCCGCACCACGACATTTATTCTATCGAAGACCTGGCGCAGCTGATTTTCGACCTGAAAAATGCCAACCGCGCCGCCCGCATCAACGTGAAGCTGGTGAGCAAGGCGGGCGTAGGCACCATCGCGGCGGGCGTGGCCAAGGCCCACGCCGACGTCATTCTCATCTCGGGCTACGACGGTGGCACGGGCGCCTCGCCGCTCAGCAGTATTCGTCACGCTGGCTTGCCCTGGGAGCTGGGCCTGGCCGAAGCGCAGCAGACGCTGCTGCGCAGCCAGCTCCGCAGCCGGGTGGTGCTGCAAGCCGACGGCCAGCTGAAAACCGGGCGCGACCTGGCCGTGGCCGCCCTGCTGGGCGCTGAGGAATGGGGCGTGGCCACGGCCGCCCTGGTGGCCGGTGGCTGTGTGATGATGCGCAAATGCCACCTCAATACCTGCCCGGTGGGCGTGGCCACCCAGGACCCCGAGCTGCGTAAGCTGTTCAGCGGCCAGCCCGAGCACATCGTCAACCTCTTCCGCTTTTTGGCCGAGGAGCTGCGCGAAATCATGGCCGGGCTGGGCTTTCGCACCGTGAACGAGATGGTGGGCCGCAGCGAGTTCCTGAAAGTAAACCCCGAAGCCGGCCACTGGAAAGCCCGGCTCATCGACCTCGACGCGGTGCTGACGCCCGCCCCGAACCCCTCGGGCGGCACTTTGTATAATAGCGAAAGCCAGGACCACGGCATCGCCGAGGTGCTCGACTGGCAGCTCCTCGAACACGCCCGGCCCGCGCTGGAGCGCCAGGAAGTGGTAACGGCCGAGTTTGCGGTCAGGAACACCAACCGCACCATCGGCACGCTGCTCTCCAACGAAATTGCCAAGCGCTACCACTCGGCCGGTCTGCCCGCTGATACCATTCGCTACAAGTTCACCGGCTCGGCCGGGCAGAGCTTCGGGGCTTTTTCGGCCAGCGGCCTCACCTTCAAGCTCGAAGGCGAAGCCAACGACTACGTAGGCAAGGGCCTGAGCGGCGCGCGGCTAGCCATCTTCCCGCCCGCTACCAGCACCTTTACCCCCGAGAATAACATCCTCATCGGCAACGTGGCGCTCTACGGCGCCACCTCGGGCGAACTCTACGTGCGCGGCAAGGCGGGCGAGCGCTTCGCGGTGCGCAATTCAGGTGCCACGGCGGTAGTCGAGGGTGTGGGCGACCACGGCTGCGAGTACATGACCGGCGGCCGCGTGCTGGTGCTGGGCCGCACGGGCCGCAACTTCGCCGCCGGCATGAGCGGCGGCCTGGCCTGGGTGTATGACCCCGCCGGCCAGTTCCCTGTGAACTGCAACCCCGAAATGGTAGCCCTCGAAGGCTTGACCGAAACGGATGAGGCGGAGATTCAGGTGCTTCTCCAGCAGCACCACGAGCTGACGGGCAGCCACCTGGCTAACTTCCTGCTGGGCAACTGGGACGAGGAAGCGGGGCGCTTCGTGAAGGTGTTCCCGTTGGAGTACAAGCGGGTGCTGGAGAAGGCGGTGAAGGTGGGGTAAGGTCGTTCAGGCGGGCGCCTCAACATCTACCCTAAATTCTACCTAAATGAATCCCACGGAACCCTTTTTACCCCAAGACAAAGTCTTCACTGCCGATAAAAAGCAGTATGGCAAACTCGAACTAAAAGCGCGGGCTCGCGGAATGCGCCACGAACCCACTCCTGCTGAGGCCAAGCTTTGGGAGCATCTCCGAGGCGGCCAGTTGGGCGTAAAATTTCGTCGTCAGCACAGCATTGACCGCTACATCGCGGATTTTACATACCTCTCTCACAAGTTAATAATAGAGCTGGATGGCAACGGTCACTCAGAACCTGACCAAGCAGATTATGACCGCGGGCGTTCAGCCTTGCTAGCCGAACTAGGCTACCGCATCCTAAGATTTCCAAATGAGCAGGTCCTCAGTCAAATAGAGGCAATACTAGCCATAATTAAAGCCAGTCTATAAAAACTCATCAGCCAGCTCCAAAGTCGCCCGGCTCCCCTTCTTCTTTTCGGAAAGGGGGCCAGGGCTGAGGCGCCACGCCAGCACAAAAAACCAACTACCAATGGGCAACATCACCGGCTTCAAAGAATACCCGCGCACCGCGCCGCCCAAAGCGGCCCCGACTGAGCGCGTGGCGCACTACCAGGAATTCATCGGCCTCTACCCCGAGCCGGAGCTGCACCAGCAGGCGGCGCGCTGCATGAACTGCGGGGTGCCGTTTTGCCATTCGGGCTGCCCGTTGGGCAACATCATCCCCGAGTTCAACGAGGCGGTGTACCGGCAGGACTGGCGCGCGGCCTACGACATCCTCTCGGCCACCAACAATTTCCCTGAGTTTACGGGCCGCATCTGCCCTGCGCCCTGCGAGTCGGCCTGCGTGCTGAGCATCCACAGCGCGCCGGTGGCGATTGAGGAAATCGAGAAGCACATCATCGAAATTGCTTTCGAGAAAGGCTACGTGCAGCCCACCGCGCCGGTGCTCAAAACCGGCAAAACGGTGGCCGTCGTGGGCTCCGGTCCGGCCGGGCTGGCCGTGGCGGCGCAGCTCACCGAAGCCGGCCACACCGTTACGGTGTTTGAGCGCGACCCGCATCCCGGCGGCCTGTTGCGCTACGGCGTGCCCGATTTCAAGCTCGAAAAATGGGTGATTGAGCGCCGCATCCAGCTGCTCGAAGCAGCCGGCGTGACCTTCCGCTGCCAGGTCGAAATCGGCCGCGACCTCCCGGCCGACGCGCTGCGGCAGGGCTTCGACGCGGTGGTGCTAGCGGGTGGCGCCTCGGCCCCGCGCCCGCTCGACCTTCCCGGCCGCGACTTAAAAGGCATCCACTACGCCATGGAGTACCTGACGCAGCAAAACCGCCGCGTGAGCAACACGCCCCTGGACAGCGAGCACATTCTGGCCGATGGCCTCGACGTGGTGGTAGTCGGCAGCGGCGACACGGGCTCCGACTGCGTGGGCACCGCCAACCGCCAGCAGGCCAGGTCAGTAGCGCAGTTTGCCATGATGCACCAGCCCGGCGAGGAGCGCCCGGCCCACACGCCCTGGCCGCTCTACCCCACCATTTTTCGCACCAGCAGCTCGCACGAGGAAGGCTGCCAGCGCTACTGGGGCGTGAATACCAAAGCTTACCTGGGCGACTCAACCGGCTCTGTGCGCGCCCTGCTGGTAAGCGACGTAACCTGGGAAACCGACGAGCTGGGCCGCCGCATCCGCTTCGAGGAAGTTCCTGGCTCCGACCGCGAAATCCCCTGCCAGCTGGTGCTGCTGGCCCTGGGCTTTACCGGCTCGGCCAACGCCGACCTGCTCAACCAGCTCGGGGTGACACTCGATGAGCGCGGCAACGTGCACGCCCCCGAAACCACCTACCACACCAACCTGCCCGGCGTATTCGTGGCCGGCGACATGCGCCGCGGCCAGTCGCTGGTCGTCTGGGCCATCTCGGAAGGCCGCGAAGCGGCACGGCAGGTTGATATGTTTTTGATGGGCAAGACGAACCTGCCGAGCAAGAACGTGGTGGGGATGTTTGGGTGAGAGTTTTGAAAGTAGAGGAAAAGCAGAAGCCTGGGAAGCCATTACCTCCCAGCCTTCTGCTTTTCTTAGTCGAAAAGGTTAGGATAATTAACTCATTTCGAGCCCGCCACCTTTACTGAGCCCTTGCACATATCGCCCTCTGGGATGCCGGTGAGCCATACGCGCAGCTGCCTGGTGCGGGCTTTGGTGAGTTCTTCGAGGCCGTTGGAGTAGCACACGGGAAAGAAACTGCCGTATTCGACCAACGAATTGGCGGCGGGGTAGCGGGCTTTCATCTCGGCATCGCGAAACTGTATCCAGCGCTGCTGGGCGGCTTTCAGGCTTTGCAGGAAGACGGTTTTAGTGCGATAGTCTTTGAGAATCTGTTGGTAGGTGCGGTTTAGCTCCTGGTCGGCCTTGCGGTAGGCGGCATCGGCCTGTTGGTTCATTTGGGCCTGCGACTGGCTGAAGCTGCGGATACTAAAGAGGTTGCACGACAGCAGTATCAGGATGGTTT
The sequence above is drawn from the Hymenobacter baengnokdamensis genome and encodes:
- a CDS encoding lysozyme inhibitor LprI family protein; amino-acid sequence: MKTILILLSCNLFSIRSFSQSQAQMNQQADAAYRKADQELNRTYQQILKDYRTKTVFLQSLKAAQQRWIQFRDAEMKARYPAANSLVEYGSFFPVCYSNGLEELTKARTRQLRVWLTGIPEGDMCKGSVKVAGSK
- a CDS encoding endonuclease domain-containing protein — protein: MNPTEPFLPQDKVFTADKKQYGKLELKARARGMRHEPTPAEAKLWEHLRGGQLGVKFRRQHSIDRYIADFTYLSHKLIIELDGNGHSEPDQADYDRGRSALLAELGYRILRFPNEQVLSQIEAILAIIKASL
- a CDS encoding glutamate synthase subunit beta, with translation MGNITGFKEYPRTAPPKAAPTERVAHYQEFIGLYPEPELHQQAARCMNCGVPFCHSGCPLGNIIPEFNEAVYRQDWRAAYDILSATNNFPEFTGRICPAPCESACVLSIHSAPVAIEEIEKHIIEIAFEKGYVQPTAPVLKTGKTVAVVGSGPAGLAVAAQLTEAGHTVTVFERDPHPGGLLRYGVPDFKLEKWVIERRIQLLEAAGVTFRCQVEIGRDLPADALRQGFDAVVLAGGASAPRPLDLPGRDLKGIHYAMEYLTQQNRRVSNTPLDSEHILADGLDVVVVGSGDTGSDCVGTANRQQARSVAQFAMMHQPGEERPAHTPWPLYPTIFRTSSSHEEGCQRYWGVNTKAYLGDSTGSVRALLVSDVTWETDELGRRIRFEEVPGSDREIPCQLVLLALGFTGSANADLLNQLGVTLDERGNVHAPETTYHTNLPGVFVAGDMRRGQSLVVWAISEGREAARQVDMFLMGKTNLPSKNVVGMFG
- the gltB gene encoding glutamate synthase large subunit codes for the protein MTTPTLYRPEFEHDACGTGFLTYIDGRKSHQIVADSLTMLANMEHRGACGCDSDSGDGAGIQIQLPHWFLLEECVAHGIRLPEPGNYGVGMVFFPKKEKLRAASKQVIAEAAQRLGIPILGYRLVPVRTAGIGVTALSAEPAIEQLFLGQPVGLATDADFERKLYVLRRLVIKSLNEQLPAALDDFYFASLSCRTIVYKGQLTTFQVGMYFPDLSDERVTSAFGLVHSRFSTNTMPSWRLAQPFRYLAHNGEINTLRGNLNWFFAGLPNYTSPYFSAEEMEMLLPVIDPWQSDSACLDNIVELLYHCGRSLPHVMMMLVPEAWDGNEQMDPLKKAFYEFHATFMAPWDGPAALNFTDGTLVGAMLDRNGLRPLRYAIINDGRVLVASEAGVLPLPPASIIKKGRLQPGKMFVVDTRAGRILTDREIKAQAAGQQHYGTWLENYQIRLEDLAEPRQVFTDLGAEAVRKYQQVFGYTREDVETVLTPMALEGKEPIGSMGVDVPLAVLSDQPQHLSSYFKQFFAQVTNPPIDPIRERLVMSLATFIGNNGNILDENQLHCHCVAARQPVLTNLELEKLRSIDTGSFHAKTLQTYFQADGKPGALQRGLERLCRYAEDAVNDGFEVLILSDRAMDSEHAPMPALLAVSAVHHHLIRRGMRGSVGLVVEAGDVWEVHHFACLLAFGATAINPYLALSTIQTRHAAGQLGPNLALDKLAYNYIKAVCDGLLKIFSKMGISTLQSYHGAQVFEILGLNQHVVDQYFTGAVTRIEGLGLDEIAKETLYKHFHGFRQESTVGPELLATGGVYQWRRTGEAHMFDPETVHLLQHATRTGNYQTYKKYAQLLNEHPNQLFTIRGLLGFARHRPSIALAEVEPAEVIMKRFATGAMSFGSISHEAHSTLAIAMNRIGGKSNTGEGGEDPLRYEQLPNGDSMRSAIKQIASARFGVTAHYLTNADELQIKMAQGAKPGEGGQLPGHKVDAWIAKVRHATPGVGLISPPPHHDIYSIEDLAQLIFDLKNANRAARINVKLVSKAGVGTIAAGVAKAHADVILISGYDGGTGASPLSSIRHAGLPWELGLAEAQQTLLRSQLRSRVVLQADGQLKTGRDLAVAALLGAEEWGVATAALVAGGCVMMRKCHLNTCPVGVATQDPELRKLFSGQPEHIVNLFRFLAEELREIMAGLGFRTVNEMVGRSEFLKVNPEAGHWKARLIDLDAVLTPAPNPSGGTLYNSESQDHGIAEVLDWQLLEHARPALERQEVVTAEFAVRNTNRTIGTLLSNEIAKRYHSAGLPADTIRYKFTGSAGQSFGAFSASGLTFKLEGEANDYVGKGLSGARLAIFPPATSTFTPENNILIGNVALYGATSGELYVRGKAGERFAVRNSGATAVVEGVGDHGCEYMTGGRVLVLGRTGRNFAAGMSGGLAWVYDPAGQFPVNCNPEMVALEGLTETDEAEIQVLLQQHHELTGSHLANFLLGNWDEEAGRFVKVFPLEYKRVLEKAVKVG